In Pseudomonas fluorescens, the following are encoded in one genomic region:
- a CDS encoding DUF4946 domain-containing protein, whose product MIRFRNVLFILLSVFSLAGIARADAPVVTWPEGWQVEVVPESASGVSRQRAVKNDQNGSPLMVMELTMSPVQSDHQVNLEGVLLEMRKSVQKDFFQGGYQSVCTRIHSTTLSRLAALETTCTITQNGRHVLSQTLVAAVDADKAYVLSYAGQAEAYKTSQDEIDAARNSLKL is encoded by the coding sequence ATGATTCGATTCCGTAACGTGCTGTTCATCCTGCTAAGCGTGTTTTCGCTGGCTGGCATTGCCCGCGCCGATGCACCAGTAGTGACCTGGCCGGAAGGCTGGCAGGTCGAAGTCGTGCCTGAATCGGCGTCGGGGGTCAGTCGCCAGCGGGCGGTAAAAAATGATCAGAATGGATCGCCGCTCATGGTGATGGAACTGACCATGAGCCCGGTGCAAAGCGATCACCAGGTAAACCTCGAAGGCGTATTGCTGGAGATGCGCAAGTCGGTTCAAAAAGACTTCTTTCAGGGCGGGTATCAAAGTGTCTGCACGCGAATTCATTCGACTACGTTGAGTCGATTGGCCGCGCTGGAAACAACCTGCACCATCACGCAAAATGGCAGGCATGTGCTTTCTCAAACATTGGTGGCCGCGGTGGATGCCGATAAGGCCTATGTTCTTTCCTACGCAGGGCAGGCCGAGGCTTATAAGACGAGCCAGGATGAAATAGACGCTGCCCGTAACAGTCTGAAACTTTAG
- the gloA gene encoding lactoylglutathione lyase, translating into MSLHELNTFPGVTAQPDAATQKFVFNHTMLRVKDITKSLDFYTRILGFTLVEKRDFPEAEFSLYFLALVDKNQIPADAAARTEWMKSIPGILELTHNHGTENDADFAYHNGNTDPRGFGHICISVPDIVAACERFEALGCDFQKRLSDGRMKSLAFIKDPDAYWVEIIQPAPL; encoded by the coding sequence ATGAGCCTGCACGAATTGAACACCTTCCCCGGCGTCACCGCCCAACCGGACGCCGCCACGCAGAAATTTGTCTTCAACCACACCATGCTGCGGGTCAAGGACATCACCAAGTCCCTGGACTTCTACACACGCATTCTGGGTTTTACCCTGGTGGAAAAACGCGACTTCCCGGAAGCCGAGTTCAGCCTGTATTTCCTTGCGCTGGTCGACAAAAACCAGATCCCGGCCGATGCCGCCGCGCGCACCGAGTGGATGAAATCGATCCCCGGCATTCTGGAGTTGACCCACAACCATGGCACCGAGAACGATGCGGATTTCGCCTACCACAATGGCAACACCGACCCCCGCGGTTTCGGCCACATCTGCATCTCGGTGCCGGACATCGTCGCCGCCTGCGAGCGCTTTGAAGCACTGGGCTGCGATTTCCAGAAACGCTTGAGCGATGGCCGCATGAAGAGCCTGGCATTCATCAAGGACCCGGACGCCTACTGGGTCGAGATCATTCAGCCAGCACCACTGTAA